From a region of the SAR324 cluster bacterium genome:
- a CDS encoding riboflavin synthase subunit alpha produces MVFTHIPKKAELFTGIIQGKGEILFSKQFSGGLKLRVLMNELGTGLELGASVAVSGVCLTVVNFQGAWAEFDVIQETLDRSNLEILQVGSHTNIERSLKMGDELGGHQVNGHVDCRGQILQIEQSPGNRKIWIELAPHWNRYLVSKGWIAVDGVSLTVVDVESDRFSVCLIPETLSRTTLGNTTQTTHLNLEFDHQTKVIVESIERILPKFLEKVT; encoded by the coding sequence ATGGTGTTTACACACATACCGAAAAAGGCTGAATTGTTTACAGGAATTATTCAGGGCAAAGGAGAGATTCTATTCTCAAAGCAGTTCAGTGGTGGGCTAAAGCTGCGCGTTTTGATGAACGAATTGGGGACTGGCTTAGAACTGGGGGCGAGTGTAGCAGTGTCTGGTGTGTGTCTTACAGTTGTGAATTTCCAAGGTGCATGGGCAGAATTCGATGTAATTCAGGAAACCTTAGACCGATCAAATCTGGAGATACTGCAAGTTGGTTCTCACACAAATATTGAGCGATCTCTCAAAATGGGGGATGAACTAGGCGGGCATCAGGTCAATGGCCACGTCGACTGTAGGGGCCAGATTCTTCAGATTGAACAAAGCCCTGGGAATCGAAAGATCTGGATTGAACTTGCCCCACATTGGAACCGCTATTTAGTTTCCAAAGGTTGGATCGCAGTTGATGGCGTAAGCCTAACAGTGGTTGATGTAGAGTCAGATCGATTTTCAGTTTGTTTGATCCCAGAAACCCTCTCCAGAACGACACTTGGTAACACAACCCAAACTACCCACCTCAATTTAGAGTTCGATCATCAAACCAAAGTCATCGTTGAATCGATCGAACGCATTCTGCCGAAATTTCTAGAAAAAGTTACTTAA
- a CDS encoding substrate-binding domain-containing protein, producing the protein MFRKTIAALATGLAALMMTDLAHARDQIQIVGSSTVYPFATVVAEKHGQRGSMKTPLIESTGTGGGMKLFCAGLGPSHPDFTNASRAIKGSEKELCAKNGVSEIIEIIVGNDGIAFANSSKSQKVDFTQAQLWKAMAEHGPKPKNWNEIDVSLPNQPIKILAPPPTSGTRDAWNSLIMGKGCSAAGMKKELGENCNAFREDGAVEEAGENDTLIVNRLDADPEAFGIFGFSFLDQNRDKIQGSTINGVEISLDSIQSYDYPVARPLFFYAKKAHIGVIPGMQEFMEEFVSDTAIGDYGYLLDRGLVPLETSTQEKVRNDIRNLTPISM; encoded by the coding sequence ATGTTCCGCAAGACCATCGCAGCTTTAGCCACTGGGTTAGCAGCCTTGATGATGACAGACCTGGCCCACGCTAGAGATCAGATCCAAATCGTCGGTTCCTCAACCGTTTATCCTTTCGCAACCGTGGTCGCAGAGAAACACGGCCAACGTGGTTCCATGAAAACTCCATTGATTGAATCTACAGGTACTGGTGGCGGAATGAAGCTTTTCTGTGCTGGCTTAGGCCCAAGCCACCCAGATTTCACCAATGCTTCTCGTGCAATCAAAGGCAGTGAAAAAGAATTGTGTGCGAAGAACGGTGTGAGTGAGATTATTGAAATCATTGTGGGTAATGATGGAATCGCCTTCGCTAACAGTTCTAAATCTCAGAAAGTTGACTTTACGCAAGCGCAACTTTGGAAAGCAATGGCTGAGCACGGTCCAAAGCCCAAAAACTGGAATGAGATTGATGTATCATTGCCAAATCAACCGATTAAGATTTTGGCACCCCCTCCTACATCCGGAACCCGTGATGCTTGGAACAGCCTCATCATGGGTAAAGGATGTAGTGCCGCTGGAATGAAGAAAGAACTAGGGGAAAATTGTAATGCCTTCCGTGAAGATGGCGCTGTAGAAGAAGCAGGGGAGAACGATACGTTAATTGTCAATCGATTAGATGCTGACCCAGAAGCTTTTGGAATTTTTGGATTCAGTTTCCTCGATCAAAACAGAGACAAGATTCAAGGCTCAACAATCAATGGTGTAGAAATTTCTCTAGACAGTATCCAGAGCTACGATTACCCGGTTGCACGACCACTTTTCTTCTATGCTAAGAAAGCTCATATCGGTGTAATTCCTGGAATGCAAGAATTCATGGAGGAATTTGTGAGTGACACTGCAATTGGTGACTACGGATACTTACTAGACCGTGGGCTTGTTCCTTTAGAAACAAGCACACAGGAAAAAGTTCGTAATGATATCCGCAATTTGACTCCAATCAGCATGTAA